The nucleotide sequence TGTTCACATTCAGAATCATTGTACTGGCCATGGTGTTATTTGGCTCAATCGCCTCACTGCCTGTTGTATGGAACATGGCTGATGCCTCTATGGGCATGATGGCGCTGATTAACATTGCCGCACTGGTACTCTTATCTAATCTGGCGATCAAAGTGATCAAAGATTACGAAGTACAAGTGAAAAACGGTCAAGTGCCAACCTTTGATCGCAGTAAATTTCCGGAGCTGAGTCAGCTAGACGGTGCCTGGCATCCTAAGCCTGATACAGCGAAAGAATCACGCTAAATCAACACAGTCATATCAGCAAGCCAGTATTTTTCTGGCTTGCTTTCTTTTAGCAGGCTCTTATATTCTTGTTTAGATTGAACTCAGAAATAATAAATCTGCATAGCCCCCGGTTTTTCTCGTCATACCTGAATTCAGCCACTTACTTTGCCTGCTGAAATATCATAATCCGTCCATTTCCGATTGAGCGTCTTGCTTATAACAAACTCTGCTCATAGCCATTCTATTGCACTGAACTTATTTCAACCTTTTTATAAACAAAGTTAAAACCTTAAAATTCCGCGTTTCCACATCATTGCCGCGTGTTTACTTCGGTTAAATATCCACCATAAATGCAAAAAAGATCACATTAATTAACATTTTTATCATTTATTTAACTTTCTTGCTTTGAGAAAAAAAGAAACTGTTCTATCTATTAGCTATGACAGACATGTCATTCGTTCTTATTGATTATTTCGACTCAAGGAAGACAGCAATGCGATTAAACAAGTTTAGCTTGGTTGCACTCTCTGTTGCCGCTGCAACTATGTCTAGCAGCGTGCTCGCCGCACCAGGAACCCCTCAACTCTCATGGATGGAAACAGACTATGCCATCGTTGAAGTTGATCAGGCCGCAACAGCCTATAAAGATCTTGTCACCGTGAAAACAGCAGCAGACGTTCCCGTCGCCTGGCAACGTTATTCAGGCGATACGGCTGACCGTTGGAAGGTGAAACTCAATGGCAACGTCGTATTTGAAGAAAGTATTGATCCGGCCTCCAGCGGTGCTGGATCAACAACATTGTCCATCTCTCAGGGGGGGCAATATACGCTAGCCGTCGAGCTCTGTAGTGGTTCTGGCGCTGAAGAAGCGTGTAGCAGTAGCCCTGCAACCAACATCGTCGTCGCGGATACAGACGGCAGCCACCTCGACCCGCTTCCGATGAATGTCGATCCAAACAACGGCAATTACGCTACGCCTGCCGATACCGTTGTGGGTGCCTATTTTGTTGAGTGGGGTGTTTTCGGCCGTAAGTTCACCGTCGACAAGATCCCGGCTCAAAACCTGACACATATTCTGTACGGATTCATCCCAGTTTGTGGCCCGAATGACTCTCTGGGCGAGATTGAGAACGGTAACAGCTTAGCAGCACTGGAGCGCGCCTGTGCTGGCACGCCTGATTTTGAAGTCGCCATTCACGACCCATGGGCCGCTGTCCAGATGCCACAACCTCAATCGGGCCATACCCACAGCACCCCTTACAAAGGTAACTATGGTCAGTTGATGGCACTGAAGCAACGCTACCCGGATCTGAAGGTTATCCCTTCGATTGGTGGCTGGACACTGTCTGATCCTTTCTTCTCTTTCACCGACAAATCCAAGCGTGATGTATTTGTGGCCAGTGTGAAGAAATTCCTGCAAACCTGGAAATTCTTTGATGGTGTCGACATCGACTGGGAATTCCCGGGCGGAAAAGGCGCTAATACGACGCTGGGCGATCCGGTAAACGACGGCCCGGCATATGTCGCACTGATGCGCGAACTACGTACCATGCTGGATGAACTCGAAGCCGAAACAGGCCGTCAGTTTGAACTGACTTCTGCGATTGGTGTGGGTTACGACAAAATTGATGTCGTGAACTACGCTGAAGCATCTCAGTATATGGACTACATCTTCAACATGAGTTACGACTTCTACGGTGCCTGGAGCAACGTATTAGGTCACCAGACGGCGCTGAATTGTGGCAGCCATCTGACAGCGGATCAATGTAACGGCACGGGCGTTGATGAAAACGGTGAGCCTCGCCAAGGCCCGGCATATACCACTGCCCATGGCGTCGAACGTCTGCTAGCTCAAGGCGTACCTGCCAACAAACTGGTTGTGGGTGCAGCCATGTATGGCCGCGGCTGGACTGGTGTGACCCAAGCGAGCATGACAGATCCAACGAATCCAATGACAGGTGTAGGTAATGGCCCTGTCGCAGGTTCCTGGGAAGCTGGCGTGATCGACTATAAAGATGTTGTCACCCGTTATATAAACAAAGCCGGCGTCGTACTTGGCTATGATGAGCAAGCTGAAGCACCCTGGGCGTATGATCCGAGTAACGGCGATTTAGTCACTTACGACAGCCCGCGCTCTATCATGGCCAAAGGTCAATATGCCCGGGATCTGGGACTTGCCGGTCTGTTCGCATGGGAAATTGATGCGGATAATGGCGACATCCTGAATGCGATGCAAGAGTCTCTGGCTGGCGCACCAGCAGGAAACCGTGCACCAGTTGCACGAGCAGGCGCCGACCAGCAAGTAAACACTGCGACCACTGTAACCCTGGACGGTTCTTCCTCAACAGACAGTGATGGCCAGATTGCCAGCTACCAGTGGGTACAAACCAGTGGGCCAGCATTAACGTTGTCGGGTGCGAACACTGCTTCTGCAAGCGTTGCTGTGCCAGATGTTACGGTTGATACGCAGTATGTCTTTACCCTGACAGTCACAGATAACGAAGGGGCGACGGCAACCGACAGTATCACAGTCACAGCCAAAGCACCGGGTGCACAAAACACAGCACCAGTTGCTTCACTGACAGGTCCAGCTACAGCCAATGCCGGTGATGTGGTGACCCTGGATGCCTCACAGTCCACGGATGCCGATGGCGATACTCTGACGTACGACTGGACTGTCCCTGCAGGCGTAAATGCCGTGATTAATGGCTCAAGCCTGAGCTTCACGGCTGGTAGCTATACTGCTGACACCGCATTGTCTTTCAGTGTGAGCGTCTCAGACGGAACGGCCAGCGATTCCGCTGCCCTGACAGTCACCGTGGCAAAAGACGGTAGCGGTACAGGTGGTGAGGGTGATTTCCCAGCCTATGTGGAAGGCACTGCGTATCAGGCCGGTGATCAAGTGTCCAACGGTGGTCTGAACTTTGAATGTAAACCCTACCCTTATTCAGGTTGGTGTTCAGGTGCGGCCTGGGCCTACGAACCTGGCGTAGGCGTGTACTGGCAGGATGCATGGACTCAGCTTTGATAACTCATTTCAACGCTTGGGTACGTCATCATCTTTAAAGGATTCATCTGAAGTAAAGCCACTCGTATTATCACGAGTGGCTTTTTTAATGCATTTTCACAATGCTTCATGATCATCCGGTTTGGATGACAAGCAATCGCACTCAGTTCTAAAAAGCCTGTAAAAACAGGCTTTTCAAATCACTTGGCTACAAAAAACAGGTCCTTCGCGTAAATGTTGCCCTTCGGATTGTTGTCCGGAAATCCTTTCAGATTGCTTTTGACCAATCTTGTGTGGTTATAGTGATAAATTGGCATGACCGGCGAATATTGATCAAGAATCTGCTCTGCCTGACGGTACATGCCATACCGTGCTTGTTCATCCGCCATATCAGCGGCCTGCTTGAGCAAGGCGTCAAATTCCTTGTTGCAGAATCCAGTCTCGTTACTGACGTGTCCGCAGGTGAAACTGCTGAGCACAGAGGATGGCTCTGCATAATCACCAAAGGCATAGGAGCGGGCAACGGCATAATCACCCGCCGCTTTGGCCGCCAGGTAAGCATTCCATTCCATGTTTTCCAGCTTTACAGTCACATCCAGAGACTTCCACATTGAGGCAATCGCCAGTGCCAGCTTTTTATGATTTTCACTGGTGTTGTAGGTCAGCGTAACATTCAACGGATGATTCTTGCTATAGCCGGCTTTAGCCAACAGGAGTTTGGCTTCACCAATACGCTCATCGTGAGACTGAGACTGAAATGCCGGAGTAAAATTTTGATAATTTGGAATGATATCCGGCACAACAGAGAAAGCCTCAGGCTCGCCCTGCCCCGTTACTTTTTGCACGAGCAAATCACGGTCAATTGCCATACTCAACGCGCGGCGTACATCGGCATTATCAAATGGAGGTTGCTGGGTATTAAAGGCATACACATAAGAGCCCAATAAACGCAGAGATTTGATCTCTTCCGGACTGTCCTTCAGTAGTTTCTGATAATACTCAAGCTGGACACGGTTCGTCATATGCACTTCTCCAGCCTGATAACGCATCAGCTCTGCACTTTGTGACGAGAGCGCCAGATAGGTCACATCGTTGATAACCGTAGAGGCGTTATCCCGGTAATAAGGGTTCCGTGTCACTTCAACCCTTTCGTTCGGCACCCACTCTTTCAGCACATAGGCCCCATTTGAGACAAAATGATCGGCACGAGTCCATAGATCACCGTATTGACTCACCACGTGTGCCGGTACAGGGAAGAAGGTTTTGATGCTCATCAGGCTGAGAAAATACGGCGTCGGACGGCTTAATGTCACCTGAAGCTGATGCAGGTTGAGCGCTTTTACTCCCAACTCGGATGCTGGTTTTTCACCCTTCAGTATTTCCTGAGCATGAGTAATGTTCGCTGTAACCAGGTTAAATCCGGTATTGTTGCCCGTGGATTTATCAACCGCGCGACGCCACGCGAACACAAAATCCATAGCGGTCAAAGGCCGGCCATCAGACCATTTTAAGTCCTTGCGCAGATTGAAGGTGTAAATTCGACCGTCGTCTGACACTGTCCAGCTCTCAGCTTGTCCTGCTGTGATTTCACCCTGAAGGTTTTCAATCAGCAGCCCTTCGAACAAGTCATTGATGATGACATCGCCCGGGCTGCCCGAACCCACAAAGCCCGGATCTAACGTACTTGGCTCTGCACCGTTTGCTCGTACCAGATGCTGCTCTTTGGCTAAAACAACCCCTTCAGGCACATTGGCGGCAACGGAATGGAATGAAAATGCGGAGATGGCCAGCCCGATGCTGGCAGAGATAAATTTCTGATTCAATGCAAAATCCTTTTAGGGCATGACGCTGTACACGACACTCATACTAACAAGGAAATCAGTAAAGGCTATGCGCACCGTCAAGAAGATAAAATCAGTAACAATTTATGAGAAAAGACCCGCAAAAGCTGCGGGTCTTGATTAAACATTTGGGCAAATATAAAAGATCGAATTACTTAGGAATATTGAAGTTTTTGTCGTTCATGCAGGTGAACGTGTAAAAATCTGAGCGCTCATTAAAATGGCTGAATCCCCGTCCATGACAATAGGCGCCGTTAATCTCATTCATGACCGTCAGTGTTTGCTGATTATTGACAGAAAAATAGCTGTCGTTTTCACACACCACACGGATTTTTCCGTCATCACTCTGAGAAAACGCCTTCACTTTGGCACCGCATAAGGAATAGCTGACATCGACGAAGTCATTTGCTCGTTCATCGATTGATGCACTGCATCCTGCCAAAGCCAGACCAGACAATCCCACGACTAATGTTGTTAAGGCTTTCACAATCACCTCCTTACTGAATATTATAGTTTGATTGTAGTGCGACCAGCATGAAAACGCATTAAAATCCTGCCACTAAAATACAAAATAAATCACATAGAATCATAAATTTAGTCAATTCTAATATATCGCTGTCATACGGACGTCGCTGAAGTGAATTCTGCAATTGCGCCATCAGTGACCAGAAAGCAATCCATCCCTGCGGATAATGCCGCTTGACGTCCTAAATCCGTATCTTCAAAAACAACACATTGATGAGGCGCCAGTCCAAGGCGCATCGCTGCTTCAAGGAAAGTATCCGGGTGAGGTTTGTGATTGCGGACATCATCAGCAGTGACCAGGGCGTCAAGTAAAGGCAAAATCTCGGTTATGGTCAGTAAACTTTCTGCATTCACCCTGCGGCATCCGGTACCGACGGCTACTTTTTTTTGATCTTTATACTGCAATAAAATACTCACAGTCGCAGGAATAACATCCCCTTTTTGTTCCAGTGTCTCAAAAAAGTGCCACTTGGTATCAGCCACGGCCTGGATATTCAGATCCATATGATATTTTTCATTCATCATCTGCGCAGTTTTGATCGTGGGAGATCCACCCAGACTCATCAGCCACTGCGCGTCAAAAGGAATCCTGAATTGCTCACAGGCGAAACGCCAGGCAGCAATGTGGGCTGGCATTGAGTCGATTAATGTACCGTCCATGTCGAAAATCAGTCCCTGATAGCGTGACAGATCCATATTCACCTCCAAATCAATACGTTTCATCATAGTGACCTAAGTGACCCGTGCAGATCCAGCGTGAATTGTATTCCAGCACAGCAGCAGCGTGATTATTCAATCTCCATAACAGCCAATCCCCATTTTTCGGCGATCCGGTCAAAAAATCCCTGCGTTTTCTTTAACTCTATCCATTGGTTGATGAAATTAATCCAAACTTGATCATCTCTTGGCATCAACATCGCCAAAGGTGTTGCACGCCGCATTTCCTGCACCTCAGGGATCGCCAGCTGCGGGAAGCGACTGATTAACCTCGCAGCCTCAATATTGGACGTGACAATGACATTAGCCCGATTAGCCAGCAATTCCTGATAAGACTTGCCTGTTTCAATGACCAATTGCCTGGCTCTGGGAAAAAACTCTTTAACCATAGTTTCCTCACTCGCCCCCCGACGGGAAGCCACAGTCACAGAGGAAGCGTTAAAATCAGCCCAATAGCGAAAGCGACTCTGGTTTTTTTTCTGTGTGACAGGAACAAAAGCAAGGTAATAGTACGGCTGGCTGTAACCTACAATCTTGGCCCGGCTGATATTGAGCGCGGCACTGCCGGTCAAATCATACTTTTCTGTGACAATCCCACTGACTAAGGCTTTCCAGTCTGTGGCCACGTATTCAACCGTCACACCCAGATCCTTGGCCAGCTCAGTTGTAATATCAATGTCGAACCCTTTGTAGAAATTTGTCGCAGGATCCCGCATCGTCATCGGTCCCCAATCGCCGGTCGTCCCAACCCGGAGCACTCCCCTGTCTATAACTTTCTGTAATCGGCTCGACGCAGCATGAACCTGACTGACACACACAAGAAAGAGTGTTAAAAACGCCAGTAGCAAACGAAAAGATAAGGGGAATCGCATCGGACACCTCCGGAGCAACAGAAAAGCTGACTTAGCATTGAAATAAAGATAGCAGTGTCTGTGCGATCATTTTGATCTGCGGACATAATAATTGTGTGTCAAAAATGAAAGTACCGGTATTTTTTTATGATATTGGTGAATAAACGTGCGTTGTCTTATTTATGAGAAAATGTGCATAAAAAAACTGCATTGTATCGCAATGCAGTAAAACACAATGAAGGAATTTCTACAGGAATGTTTGTATTTCCATACACAGTAGAACACTCCGGACACATATTAATTATGATTTAAATTATGCTTCCTCATCCTGAACTCACCCGGTGAACATCCCATGTGTTTTTTAAAGACACGGGAAAAATAAGAAACATCCTTGAAACCAGAAGAGTTCGCGATCTGAGAAATTTTCTCTCGATCTGAACTTAATAAGCCACACGCCAGATCCAGCCGTTTCTTAATGATGTACTGTTTCAGCGTGACACCCATAATGCTATGGAATAAACGCGAGAAATAGGTAGGCGAATAATGGCAGGCACTGGCCAGTTCTTCTTCCCGCAGTGGAGAACTCAGGTTTTCATCAATAATTTTCAGTGCCGGCCGGATTGAAAGCTCACGATTTTCAAAACCAGGCTCAGCTTCATTTTCAATATGATGTGTATGCAGTCTGCTAAAACACTCCTCCAGCTCTTGTCTGCTGGCATTGGCAGCCAGCACATCTTCACCACCGGCCCTTAATACATTAAGTGCCAGATTCCCATCCAGGTTATGGTATACGACAACAACCTTTGCGGCCGGGAAACGATTTTTCACTGCACGCAGCAGTTCAAACCCTTCCGATGTCGAATCGATCACTTCAAGAAAAATCAGCTCTTGCCCCGTCATTGATGACAATAACTCGTAAGGAGAAATCTCAATGACCTTGTGCGAAAGCTTCAAGTTTTCTTTCGCTTCAACCTGCTTGTCATGATGACTACTGCTAACCCAAATCACATATTCACCTTAAACTGCTAGTGTCATATTCCCATGCGCTTGGACCAAGTGCACAGATGGCGGTTGACACTCCTTGTCGATGAATAAAAATGTACTGATAAGAATTCGTATGAATATCAGGGCAAAAATGTATTTACTTATAATAATTAACGATCAATAAACTAAATAAATCCAGCCATAGGTGTTTGTTTCAAATATAAGCAACAATCAATAAAAACTCTGCTACCTATAAGACTTCAATAAGTTGAACAAGTTCCAGTGACGATTATGTGGGGTTTATTATTACTTAGGATTATATAGATACAATTTTTATCACAAAGAATTCTAACTTTTTGACATTCCATCATTGTCGCAAAAAAAGTCTCTATGGCAAAAAAGTCTGACATAAAGGTGTATAAACATAGCCTTTGGGTATCTAAAATACTGTTATTTCAACTGTATGTACTTCACTTTTATAGCATGAATGGCGTCAATTACTTCACGGTACCCGATAACTGCTTATAAAGCTCGAAGCTGCTATCCTCCAGCCAGCACTCAGCAATCAAGCCATTTTCTCGCCGAAACTGGATCATCCCTGTCATTTGTATCGTCTGTTTCTTACCCGGTAAATTGAACCACCCGCCATGATATTGAGCCTGGCAGCGGTATCTGACAACGGTCAGCGGTGGCTCACTGATGACATCTGAGATCGAGAAAACAACAGACTTGAATTTTTGCCGCCAGAGCAACAGATACGAAAGGTAACTTTCATGGGACAGAGGATGCCGGCGACCACCCGGCAGGTGAAAAACAAAAGGATCAGAGACATATTCAGCAAGTCTGGCGCGATTCGCATTGGCCCAGATATCCAGAAACCAGGCATCAATCCAGTCCTCACTTGCCATTAGACATCTCACCTCACAACTTCAGACACAAACAGCATCTCCCCTAAGAAACCGCTCTTTCTTTACGACAAAGATGCTGCATCATTCACTTCAGCTAATGTATCCCAGGCCCTCATCAAATCCTATACCGGACGACAAAACAAACAAATAACTTCGCTCAATATCAAATTTATCAATTAGAATTCACTTTATGAACAAAGACGAATATCAATGACTATCCGGCGACATATTTGTTGCGTTCTGCAGGGTTTCAGCCAGGCTCACGTTTATTTTTCTGGTGTCTGGGGTATCGGATAAAAAGGGTTCAGCCTGATCCAGATAGAAGCGTGATTTCTCGTTGTCTCCTGTCAGAGAATAGCTGTGCGCGAGCGCCGCCAGCAGTTCAATCAGTGCTGTTTTATCGCGATATTTACTGGCCTGTCGCAGCATTGACTGAAAAATCAGTATGCTTGTTTCAGGTGTATTTGAAGCCATGATTTGGGATAAATCTGGCCTGATCGTTTGTGCTGGGGTTGCACAGAACGTGCTGCTGCTGGCTGCGAGCACAGAGCCGGAGCCACACAGCATCAACACAATCAACACAGACTGACGGATCAAAGACATCATAACCACATCGCTCCTTATACTGAGTCAACGCCATCATTATCATGTCTTATCCAATCAGATGAAGACTGAGTTTCAGACATGGTAAAAAGCTCTCACCCTTCCGCAATCTTTTCACCGTGTTACCAGGCACTTTGTCAGCCTGGTAACATTCTTCAGCCATCAGTTGATGTCAAATTTGGACAGAGCGGCCTGATAAAACGACAAACTGGGAATGTATGTATGGTGACTCAATTTTTTACCGACAGCGACAAATTCATAGCCAAGCTCCTGAGAAGCTCTTTGATTCCACTCCCCTTCAGCAAACACAATACGTCGCTTAAAGGTCATCCCCGTATCCTGTTTTGCCCTGAATGCCGCAAGCGCCATGATTTCCGTTCTGCTGGCAGCGTCTGACGACGAGGCAAACGTGATTTTACTGGCATCAATCCCCGCCGCTCGCAACTTCAGCCGGCTGACCGCAGCCCATCCGCTACTGGTAATCGCAACATGCGTATCATCCCGGATAGCCATTTGCTCAAGAAACTCCCTGGCGCCCTTACTCAGCACAAGCTCTTGAGGCATCGAGTGCAGCCTGGCAGCGAGATTCTCCAGATATTTTTGCTCCACCTGACGGTGAACAATAGATCGGCTTGAAAGCGCAGGATACTGATGAAGAATATCATCTAACATCGCAGAATCCGTCACCACTCGCTCTTGATAGCGCGACTTATCCAAAGTGATGTGGAGAACGGCTTCGACGGCTTGCTGAAAACACATCATATCCACATCCCTGGCATTCACCAAAGCGCCATCCACATCCACTAACAACAGATTCATCCCTATACCTTCATTGATTTTTATCATCGGTGATAATGACGTACAGAATGGAGATGTAAACAAAATGTTTCAACTGGTGATTTGTTAAAATTTACTATTTTTTGCGTAATCTCAAACTCTTAGCGAGAAGTCTTATGCATCAGAATTCTTTGCTGGTCAGAAATCAATAACTAAACGCAACTGACCTCAAAAACTTAACACTGTGATTTTTTAGCGGATTTGCTGATTCTTTCCCACAATTACTCAGTTCACTGAATAAATCCGGTGAACAGCATGTGAGCATCTATGACTATAAAAGGAAAATGTGATGAAAACCTCAACTGACCGTCGGCGGTTTCTGCGCCTGACTATGGCAGGCATCATAGGCATCACGCTGGGTGATCAAATCCTGCAGCGAAAAGCGCTGGCCAGTGAAGAGCTGCCGCATCTGGCGGAAGATGATGCACAGGCATCTGCCTTGCAATACACACATAAATCACCTCATGAAGAGAATCACTGCGGTAATTGTATGTTGCTACAAGGCAATGAAGGTGATGAATGGCGACCCTGTTCAATCTTTCCCGGTAAAGCGGTAAATGTGAATGGCTGGTGTTCGGCCTGGACGGCTAAACCTGCCTAATGGATGACAAAGCCCGTAGTCACTGCGGGCTTTATACCCTCAGAAAAATACGAACATTTTACTTGCAGACAATGAGTTTCGATGTGTTTCGATAAGAATGGAGGCGCGTCCCGGAGTCGAACCGAGGTCCACGGATTTGCAATCCGCTGCATAGCCACTCTGCCAACGCGCCTTAGTGAAGCTTGTCTCAGAAGACGAAGCGCATTATCCAAATCCTGATGAGAAGTACAAGCCTTTTCTGACTGAAATCACGCAACTGGTTACTTTTCCGGCCAGCAGGAACTTTCAGCGAGAAATCAGCTAAAAAACAGCCCGATTCTTCCGTGATGATTCACTCGCTCAACCTGAGTGGCAAACGTCTGCGCAAGCTGTTCATTTGTCATCACCTCTTCTGGTTTTCCTTTCGCAACACAGCTCCCCCCTTTCAGCAAGATAACACTGTCAGCAAATTGCAACGTCCGATTCAGATCATGATTTGCCATCACGACAGCAATACCTTGTTCGGCCATAAAATGCAGCAGTCGGTATAAAGAGACTTCCTGCCCGATATCAAGTGCTGTTGCCGGTTCATCAAGCAGCAACAGGCAACCATCCGGATTCAGTCCCGGCCAGACCTGCAAGCAGGAAGCCGCTAATCTGACCCGTTGCCACTCACCACCGGACAATTGCTGAATGTGGCGATCCAGTTTGTCATCAATAGAAAGCCACCGACTCACATCCTGAATTGCCTGATTCACCTTCTCAACGTCTGCTGCCGGAATCGCGGATACCGCTAACTGTAAATAATGATAAACACCAACGGCAAAACCCGGTTTATCCTGTTGCGACAGATAACTGCGGTACCGGGCCATATCGCGAAGATCCATCTCAGACAAGCACTGACCTGCCAGTCTCACCTTGCCTGTCCCCTGAAACAGCCCGGACAGGCACTGAATAGCCGTACTTTTCCCGCTACCGTTAGGGCCTATCAGATGAACCACTTCACCGCGCTTTACCGAGAAGCTGACCGGCAGTAATCTTCTGGCTAACGCTATATTCTCAGCTTGTAATACAAGATCTGGACGGGTCTCCATCACTTTACTCCACTTGCGAACGCAACAGCATCCAGATAAACACAGGGGCGCCTAATGTCGTGGTCACGACGCCCACAGGTAATTCTGCCGCAGGCAGCAGGACCCGCGCCAATACATCAGAAACCGCCAGCAGCAGCGCCCCGAAACAGGCAGAAAGCGGTAGCAGGTATCGGTTTTCCGCGCCTAAAGCCAAACGCAGCAAGTGAGGAATCACCAGACCGATAAAGCCAATTACACCCGCCATGGCGACGGATGTTCCCACTAACAAGGCGATGATCAATATCAATCGCCAACGCAGTGCTGCCACATCCAGTCCAAGCTGTCGCGCATGAATTTCACCCAGCATTAAAATGTCCAGTTGCCGGCCACGAGTACACAGCCAGATCAATGCGGGAAACAGAATGATCAGCACACTGAGCTGAGCCCAGGTAACACCGGCCACACTGCCCATCAGCCAGTACATCAGCTGCCTTAGATTTAGATCGTCACTGAAATAAAACGCCCAGGTGACAACCGCTCCGGACAAGATCCCTAAAGCAACACCGATGAGCAGCAAACGTGCAGTCGATACCTTCCGGATACGGGCAAGGCCAACAAGCAGCAGAGTAAAAATCAGCGCACCCGCCATGGCAACCAGCATGGTCAGCCAGGGCCCCGGCACCGAGGGAAGCAAAAACAGCAAGAGAACGAGTGCCAGGCTGGCCCCGCCCGAAATACCCAGCACACCGGGCTCCGCCAGCGGATTGCCCAGTAAAACCTGCAACACGGCACCAGAGGCAGCAAGGGCAGCACCAATTGCCATGGCGGCCACTAATCTTGGCATTCTGAGCTGCCATAACAATTGCTTTTCAAGCTCACCGAAAGGCTGCCAGGGTTTCAGCCAGATCTCACCCACAGACAAGGAGAACAGACCACAACCAATAAGCAAAATCGCAGCAAGCCAGAAGCCCACTTTCCATTTATGGCGACGCTGATGAAGAATACGGTCTAAGTGCATGATGTCGTATGTTTTCGTGAGTGAGAATCAAAGTGGAAACATACAGGGTCTTTGAAAAAATGAAAAGCAAGCCAGTTCAATTGGCTTGCTTTCAGAAGTATTTACACTGTGTCTGCTGAGAATCTGTCTGTTTTCAGTTCGTCAGAGCCTGAGCACTTAGAATTTTGCAATGACCTGATCCGTCAGCTCAACCTCAGATTGTTTCACCAGCAAACAAGCCCGCTGTCCCAGGGCCACATTGGGATTAGGGAAAACAACGGACTCTCCCCCTTTGGCAGCCACGTATTCTTCACCGTTATCGCTCCCCAGAACCGCACCTTCTTCAAAGTAGGTGAAATTCGCCTGATTTGCCGGAAAGGTGAAAGCGAACTGGTCTGTGTGCTTCGTCAGGGTACGAGTCACCCGATATACACACACTTGTTTGTCGCCCTGATACGCTGGTAGTGCTTGTT is from Photobacterium sp. TLY01 and encodes:
- a CDS encoding high-potential iron-sulfur protein; the encoded protein is MKTSTDRRRFLRLTMAGIIGITLGDQILQRKALASEELPHLAEDDAQASALQYTHKSPHEENHCGNCMLLQGNEGDEWRPCSIFPGKAVNVNGWCSAWTAKPA
- the btuD gene encoding vitamin B12 ABC transporter ATP-binding protein BtuD, which encodes METRPDLVLQAENIALARRLLPVSFSVKRGEVVHLIGPNGSGKSTAIQCLSGLFQGTGKVRLAGQCLSEMDLRDMARYRSYLSQQDKPGFAVGVYHYLQLAVSAIPAADVEKVNQAIQDVSRWLSIDDKLDRHIQQLSGGEWQRVRLAASCLQVWPGLNPDGCLLLLDEPATALDIGQEVSLYRLLHFMAEQGIAVVMANHDLNRTLQFADSVILLKGGSCVAKGKPEEVMTNEQLAQTFATQVERVNHHGRIGLFFS
- the btuC gene encoding vitamin B12 ABC transporter permease BtuC, which translates into the protein MHLDRILHQRRHKWKVGFWLAAILLIGCGLFSLSVGEIWLKPWQPFGELEKQLLWQLRMPRLVAAMAIGAALAASGAVLQVLLGNPLAEPGVLGISGGASLALVLLLFLLPSVPGPWLTMLVAMAGALIFTLLLVGLARIRKVSTARLLLIGVALGILSGAVVTWAFYFSDDLNLRQLMYWLMGSVAGVTWAQLSVLIILFPALIWLCTRGRQLDILMLGEIHARQLGLDVAALRWRLILIIALLVGTSVAMAGVIGFIGLVIPHLLRLALGAENRYLLPLSACFGALLLAVSDVLARVLLPAAELPVGVVTTTLGAPVFIWMLLRSQVE
- a CDS encoding ester cyclase, which translates into the protein MASEDWIDAWFLDIWANANRARLAEYVSDPFVFHLPGGRRHPLSHESYLSYLLLWRQKFKSVVFSISDVISEPPLTVVRYRCQAQYHGGWFNLPGKKQTIQMTGMIQFRRENGLIAECWLEDSSFELYKQLSGTVK
- a CDS encoding haloacid dehalogenase, with the translated sequence MNLLLVDVDGALVNARDVDMMCFQQAVEAVLHITLDKSRYQERVVTDSAMLDDILHQYPALSSRSIVHRQVEQKYLENLAARLHSMPQELVLSKGAREFLEQMAIRDDTHVAITSSGWAAVSRLKLRAAGIDASKITFASSSDAASRTEIMALAAFRAKQDTGMTFKRRIVFAEGEWNQRASQELGYEFVAVGKKLSHHTYIPSLSFYQAALSKFDIN